One Planctomycetota bacterium genomic window carries:
- a CDS encoding AAA family ATPase, which yields MRAIVTGQIGMDKKPYLDGAARFAGQQGESLQVFHVGDIMYKEAPDVRPGKILDLPISRLNSLRRAAFKDVISEGRDVPNMIVNTHATFRWRHGLFAAFDYDQISKLQPDLFICLVDNIEVVHHRLHADHEIDATLKDCMVWREEEILATELMSKTIPDSRFYIMARGRHSPTTRTLFRLVCRPGMRKVYPSFPMSHVVDMPEVLAEIDAFRAQLAEHFITFDPGDVDEKLLLERAIAASKDGKDYLDVAPHAFGGAIPASGAPGGPARPIRVRVREVLDIAGDIDGQIYMRDFKLIDQADMIVSYIPEIPTAGGKEFPGLSSGVERELHHAFEHTKEVFVVWKPRKSPSPFITETATRIFKSTEEALAYFEANGYFGERNLFGH from the coding sequence ATGCGCGCGATCGTGACCGGTCAGATCGGGATGGACAAGAAGCCCTACCTCGACGGGGCCGCACGCTTCGCCGGGCAGCAGGGCGAGTCGCTCCAGGTCTTCCACGTCGGCGACATCATGTACAAGGAAGCGCCCGACGTCCGCCCGGGCAAGATCCTGGATCTCCCCATCTCGCGCCTGAACTCGCTGCGCCGCGCCGCGTTCAAGGACGTCATCTCCGAAGGACGCGACGTCCCCAACATGATCGTGAACACGCACGCCACGTTCCGCTGGCGGCACGGCCTGTTCGCCGCCTTCGACTACGACCAGATCTCCAAGCTCCAGCCCGACCTCTTCATCTGCCTCGTCGACAACATCGAGGTGGTGCACCACCGACTCCACGCCGACCACGAGATCGACGCCACGCTCAAGGACTGCATGGTCTGGCGCGAGGAAGAGATCCTCGCGACCGAGCTCATGAGCAAGACGATCCCCGACAGCCGCTTCTACATCATGGCGCGCGGGCGTCACTCCCCCACCACGCGCACGCTCTTCCGCCTGGTCTGCCGCCCGGGCATGCGCAAGGTGTACCCGAGCTTCCCGATGAGCCACGTCGTCGACATGCCCGAGGTGCTCGCCGAGATCGACGCCTTCCGCGCCCAGCTCGCCGAGCACTTCATCACCTTCGACCCCGGCGATGTCGACGAGAAGCTCCTGCTCGAACGCGCCATCGCCGCCAGCAAGGACGGCAAGGACTACCTCGACGTCGCGCCCCATGCCTTCGGCGGGGCCATCCCCGCCTCCGGCGCCCCCGGCGGCCCGGCACGCCCCATCCGCGTGCGCGTCCGCGAGGTCCTCGACATCGCCGGCGACATCGACGGCCAGATCTACATGCGCGACTTCAAGCTCATCGACCAGGCCGACATGATCGTCAGCTACATCCCCGAGATCCCCACCGCCGGCGGGAAAGAGTTCCCCGGCCTCTCCAGCGGCGTCGAACGCGAGCTCCACCACGCCTTCGAGCACACCAAGGAAGTCTTCGTCGTCTGGAAGCCCCGCAAGTCGCCCAGCCCGTTCATCACCGAGACCGCCACCCGCATCTTCAAGAGCACCGAAGAGGCCCTCGCTTACTTCGAGGCCAACGGCTACTTCGGCGAACGCAACCTGTTCGGGCACTGA
- a CDS encoding DUF4870 domain-containing protein has product MSASPASMDPHTSHPGADPLYDPHASSDERTYATLTHLSLLTSLFFVPVLVGLVMWLARRNQSPFIDDHGKESLNFQISLVIYMIGAFALAALTCVGIVLVPVVYVLGLVGMVLAAQAASNGKYYRYPACIRFVG; this is encoded by the coding sequence ATGAGCGCGAGCCCCGCCAGCATGGACCCGCACACCTCCCATCCCGGCGCCGACCCCCTCTACGACCCTCACGCCTCCAGCGATGAGCGCACCTACGCCACGCTCACGCACCTCTCGCTCCTCACCTCGCTCTTCTTCGTCCCCGTCCTCGTCGGGCTCGTCATGTGGCTCGCCCGCCGAAATCAGTCGCCGTTCATCGACGACCACGGCAAGGAATCGCTGAACTTCCAGATCTCCCTCGTCATCTACATGATCGGGGCGTTCGCGCTGGCGGCCCTCACGTGCGTCGGCATCGTGCTCGTCCCCGTGGTCTACGTCCTCGGGCTCGTCGGCATGGTCTTGGCGGCCCAGGCCGCCAGCAATGGCAAGTACTACCGCTACCCCGCGTGTATCCGGTTCGTCGGTTGA
- a CDS encoding M20/M25/M40 family metallo-hydrolase, which yields MRTLAQFALAAACGTCALAAPVAPAPPVPPAEAVTPDAQRPTVERDRLVEFIKALPQARSPMGDQAHQDGLRRAEALVRDRLVALGLTPVEQPFPWRPRPTRPTQTPGEAVPAAPPEPAPEQTWHNYIVEFPGTDLADEVLVLGAHFDAVPNSPGADDNATGAAALMELARVLKDVPRRRTLRLCFFNLEEVGLVGSRAYVQSLSPAERARVVGMVSLEMLGYYSDKPGSQQSPIPPIEGVWDPPTVGDTIAVVGLARDRAFSQPLMAAMRDAEPALKITPVDFLPVPVPDMMRSDHAPFVHSGLAGFMLTDTANFRNPHYHTPGDTLDTLDLARYELVVRALAGAATSLGNAESWKPAPAEAPPPGVRGR from the coding sequence ATGCGCACACTCGCCCAGTTCGCTCTCGCCGCCGCGTGCGGCACGTGCGCCCTCGCGGCGCCGGTCGCCCCCGCGCCGCCCGTCCCGCCCGCCGAGGCCGTCACCCCCGACGCCCAGCGCCCCACCGTCGAACGCGACCGCCTCGTCGAGTTCATCAAGGCCCTGCCCCAAGCCCGCAGCCCCATGGGCGATCAGGCGCACCAGGATGGCCTGCGCCGGGCCGAAGCCCTCGTCCGCGACCGCCTCGTCGCACTCGGCCTGACCCCGGTCGAGCAGCCCTTCCCCTGGCGCCCGAGGCCGACGCGCCCCACCCAGACGCCCGGCGAGGCCGTGCCCGCCGCCCCGCCCGAGCCGGCCCCCGAACAGACGTGGCACAACTACATCGTCGAGTTTCCCGGCACCGATCTCGCGGACGAGGTACTCGTGCTGGGCGCGCACTTCGACGCCGTGCCGAACTCGCCGGGCGCCGACGACAACGCGACCGGGGCCGCGGCCCTCATGGAACTGGCGCGCGTACTCAAAGACGTACCCCGCCGGCGCACGCTGCGCCTGTGCTTCTTCAACCTCGAGGAAGTCGGGCTCGTGGGCAGCCGCGCGTACGTGCAGTCGCTCTCGCCCGCGGAGCGCGCCCGCGTCGTGGGGATGGTGAGCCTCGAGATGCTCGGGTACTACAGCGACAAGCCGGGCAGCCAGCAGAGCCCGATCCCGCCCATCGAGGGCGTGTGGGACCCGCCCACGGTCGGCGACACGATCGCCGTGGTCGGCCTGGCGCGCGACCGCGCGTTCAGCCAGCCGCTCATGGCCGCGATGCGCGACGCCGAGCCCGCGCTCAAGATCACGCCGGTGGACTTCCTGCCCGTGCCCGTCCCCGACATGATGCGCTCCGACCACGCGCCGTTCGTGCACTCCGGGCTGGCGGGCTTCATGCTCACCGACACCGCGAACTTCCGCAACCCGCACTACCACACGCCCGGCGACACGCTCGACACCCTCGACCTGGCGCGGTACGAACTCGTCGTGCGCGCCCTCGCGGGCGCGGCCACATCGCTCGGCAACGCCGAGTCCTGGAAGCCCGCACCCGCCGAAGCCCCGCCCCCGGGCGTGCGCGGCCGCTGA
- the gatB gene encoding Asp-tRNA(Asn)/Glu-tRNA(Gln) amidotransferase subunit GatB, whose amino-acid sequence MTAPQIVSSTLVVGMEVHVELSTRRKMFSGAPSPAAAGGQGFGEHDAPPNSLLDPVVLGLPGALPVMNRAAVEMSMLVGLALNCSIGRRPVWDRKSYFYPDMPKAYQISQYQLPLCFDGSFDLPAPDERGFPDPARPGARIGIIRAHLEEDAGKLLHDAPGGGAIDFSILDLNRAGTPLLEIVTHPDFRSAEQCVLFAKLLRATCRLLGVTEGDMQRGHMRFEPNINCVLALADGREVRTPIVEVKNLNSFRSLKGAIEFEHAEQPRRWLADRREMGPGAKVTRGWDDARAVTFPQREKEDAHDYRYFPDPDLPPVAIDDDWRERVRLRVPELPAARLRRYTTDANLPAKEAFALIDEPDTCRFYEDAVDALVALDIERSRAGKLAANWVLGACAKRANERGGHAHDVGLSPACLAGIAKLREDARLSNQGADELFTTLCDLAAHERDPREALALAERVAAERALLIVRDDAALGRWIEQVFAANPKVVDDVRGGKVAAAGRLVGEVMKLAGGTADAKGVREEILRRLGQNPG is encoded by the coding sequence ATGACCGCCCCGCAGATCGTGTCGAGCACGCTCGTCGTCGGCATGGAAGTCCACGTCGAGCTCAGCACCCGTCGCAAGATGTTCTCGGGCGCCCCCAGCCCCGCCGCCGCCGGCGGGCAGGGCTTCGGCGAGCACGACGCCCCGCCCAACTCGCTGCTCGACCCCGTGGTCCTGGGTCTGCCGGGCGCGCTCCCCGTGATGAACCGCGCGGCGGTCGAGATGTCCATGCTCGTCGGGCTCGCGCTGAACTGCTCCATCGGCCGCCGCCCCGTCTGGGACCGCAAGAGCTACTTCTACCCCGACATGCCCAAGGCCTACCAGATCAGCCAGTACCAACTGCCCCTGTGCTTCGACGGCAGCTTCGACCTCCCCGCGCCCGACGAGCGGGGCTTTCCCGACCCCGCCCGCCCCGGCGCCCGCATCGGCATCATCCGCGCGCACCTCGAGGAAGACGCCGGCAAACTCCTGCACGACGCGCCCGGCGGCGGGGCGATCGACTTCTCCATCCTCGACCTCAACCGCGCGGGCACGCCCCTGCTCGAGATCGTCACGCACCCGGACTTCCGCAGCGCCGAGCAGTGCGTGCTCTTCGCCAAGCTCCTCCGCGCCACCTGCCGCCTGCTGGGCGTCACCGAGGGCGACATGCAGCGCGGGCACATGCGCTTCGAGCCGAACATCAACTGCGTCCTCGCGCTCGCCGACGGGCGCGAGGTCCGCACGCCCATCGTCGAGGTCAAGAATCTCAACTCGTTCCGCTCGCTCAAGGGCGCCATCGAGTTCGAGCACGCCGAGCAGCCCCGGCGCTGGCTCGCCGACCGGCGCGAGATGGGCCCGGGCGCCAAGGTCACCCGCGGCTGGGACGACGCCCGCGCCGTCACCTTCCCGCAGCGCGAGAAGGAAGACGCCCACGACTACCGCTACTTCCCCGACCCCGATCTCCCCCCCGTCGCCATCGACGACGACTGGCGCGAGCGCGTGCGCCTCCGCGTCCCCGAACTCCCCGCGGCACGCCTGCGCCGCTACACCACCGACGCCAACCTCCCCGCCAAGGAAGCCTTCGCGCTCATCGACGAGCCCGACACCTGCCGCTTCTACGAAGACGCCGTCGACGCGCTTGTCGCCCTCGACATCGAACGCTCCCGCGCCGGCAAGCTCGCGGCCAACTGGGTGCTCGGCGCCTGCGCCAAGCGCGCCAACGAACGCGGCGGGCACGCCCACGACGTCGGCCTCTCGCCCGCGTGCCTCGCGGGTATCGCCAAACTCCGCGAGGACGCACGCCTGAGCAACCAGGGCGCCGACGAACTCTTCACCACGCTCTGCGACCTCGCCGCCCACGAACGCGACCCGCGCGAGGCCCTCGCGCTCGCCGAGCGCGTCGCGGCCGAACGCGCACTGCTCATCGTCCGCGACGACGCCGCCCTGGGCCGCTGGATCGAGCAGGTCTTCGCGGCCAATCCCAAGGTCGTCGATGATGTGCGGGGCGGCAAGGTCGCCGCCGCCGGACGCCTCGTGGGCGAGGTCATGAAACTCGCCGGCGGCACCGCCGACGCCAAGGGCGTGCGAGAGGAGATCCTCCGCCGCCTCGGGCAGAACCCCGGCTAG
- a CDS encoding ferrous iron transporter B → MRPEASGGPITPRDERGIRRVALIGNPNTGKTTLFNRLCGLRHKTGNFPGTTQEARLGFARNGPDTIEIIDLPGIYSLELEQSEAEIARRVLAGTLAPPGQVAAAPDVACVIVDATNLERNLALVGETLRRRLPTVVVLNMMDLAARRGLRVDGAALALRLGCPVITTNARTGAGVVELLGALGRATVPNVTPPGTRDGLESWAEDLCHAVASSGVAARRTGWTDRLDRVFTHPVLGLLVFAGVMVGLFWAIFSLAQLPMTLIEDVFGALAGWIEATLPDGILREFLAGGVVSGLAGVLVFLPQICLLMFLISVLEDTGYLARAAFVMNRFLAPFGLSGHAFMPLLSSHACAIPGIMACRAIPDRRERLAAILCAPFMSCSARIPVYVLLTVVLFPGRPLTQALAFVGCYALGIIAGLASALLARRTVLRGASRPMALELPTYKAPSLWTALVTTYDRAWMFLKNAGTNILAICIVLWWLSAYPHVDPPEAVTSIRVVTRVAPDDQLIEHAPTPGGDARTQTAAAWRAEADALESRHALAHSFAGRLGRLTQPVFEPLGFDWKLTVGVLTSFAAREVFVGTMAVVVTGHDDAEDEGVLTALATATRDDGVTRIFTPPVSWALLVYYVLAMQCLPTLAVTARESGGTKWALLQLGWMSVLAWALAAVAFALAGGYGSA, encoded by the coding sequence ATGCGGCCTGAGGCGTCGGGCGGGCCGATCACGCCGCGCGACGAGCGGGGCATTCGCCGCGTCGCGCTCATCGGCAACCCCAACACCGGCAAGACGACGCTCTTCAACCGTCTCTGCGGCCTGCGCCACAAGACGGGCAACTTCCCGGGCACCACGCAGGAAGCGCGGCTGGGATTCGCCCGGAACGGCCCCGACACGATCGAGATCATCGATCTCCCGGGCATCTACTCGCTCGAACTCGAGCAGTCCGAGGCCGAGATCGCCCGGCGCGTGCTCGCCGGCACGCTGGCGCCCCCGGGGCAAGTCGCCGCCGCTCCGGACGTGGCGTGTGTGATCGTCGACGCGACGAACCTGGAGCGCAACCTCGCGCTCGTCGGCGAGACGCTCCGCCGCCGCCTGCCCACCGTCGTCGTGCTGAACATGATGGACCTGGCGGCCCGGCGCGGGCTGCGTGTGGATGGAGCCGCGCTGGCGCTCCGCCTGGGGTGCCCGGTCATCACGACCAACGCACGCACCGGCGCGGGCGTGGTGGAACTGCTCGGCGCGCTCGGGCGCGCCACGGTGCCGAACGTCACGCCCCCCGGCACGCGCGACGGGCTGGAATCCTGGGCCGAGGACCTCTGCCACGCCGTCGCGTCGTCGGGCGTCGCCGCGCGCCGGACGGGCTGGACGGACCGGCTGGACCGCGTGTTCACACACCCGGTGCTGGGGCTGCTGGTGTTCGCCGGGGTGATGGTCGGGCTCTTCTGGGCGATCTTCAGCCTCGCCCAGCTGCCGATGACGCTCATCGAGGACGTCTTCGGCGCACTGGCCGGCTGGATCGAGGCGACGCTGCCCGACGGCATCCTCCGCGAGTTCCTCGCGGGGGGCGTGGTGTCTGGACTGGCGGGCGTGCTGGTCTTCCTCCCGCAGATCTGCCTGCTGATGTTCCTCATCTCCGTGCTCGAGGACACGGGGTACCTCGCCCGCGCGGCGTTCGTGATGAACCGGTTCCTCGCGCCCTTCGGGCTCTCGGGGCACGCGTTCATGCCCCTGCTCTCCAGCCACGCGTGCGCGATCCCGGGGATCATGGCGTGCCGGGCCATTCCCGACCGGCGCGAGCGCCTCGCGGCGATCCTGTGCGCGCCGTTCATGAGTTGCTCGGCCCGGATCCCCGTGTACGTGCTGTTGACGGTCGTCCTGTTCCCGGGTCGCCCGCTCACACAGGCCCTCGCGTTCGTCGGGTGTTACGCGCTGGGGATCATCGCGGGCCTGGCCAGCGCGCTCCTGGCCCGGCGGACGGTGCTGCGCGGCGCATCGCGCCCGATGGCGCTGGAACTGCCGACGTACAAGGCGCCCTCCCTCTGGACGGCGCTGGTCACGACCTACGACCGCGCGTGGATGTTCCTCAAGAACGCGGGGACGAACATCCTGGCGATCTGCATCGTGCTCTGGTGGCTCAGCGCCTACCCGCACGTCGACCCGCCCGAGGCGGTCACGAGCATCCGCGTCGTCACGCGCGTCGCGCCCGACGACCAGTTGATCGAGCACGCCCCGACGCCCGGGGGAGACGCACGCACCCAGACCGCGGCGGCGTGGCGGGCCGAGGCCGACGCCCTCGAATCGCGCCACGCGCTCGCGCACTCGTTCGCCGGCCGCCTGGGACGCCTCACCCAGCCGGTCTTCGAGCCCCTGGGCTTTGACTGGAAACTCACCGTGGGCGTGCTCACGAGTTTCGCCGCCCGCGAGGTCTTCGTGGGCACCATGGCCGTGGTCGTGACCGGGCACGACGACGCCGAGGACGAGGGCGTGCTCACCGCGCTCGCCACCGCGACGCGCGACGACGGCGTGACGCGCATCTTCACCCCGCCCGTCAGTTGGGCCCTGCTCGTCTACTACGTCCTCGCGATGCAGTGCCTGCCCACCCTGGCGGTCACCGCGCGCGAGAGCGGCGGGACGAAGTGGGCCCTGCTCCAGCTCGGCTGGATGTCCGTGCTCGCCTGGGCCCTGGCCGCGGTCGCGTTCGCCCTCGCCGGCGGGTACGGTTCGGCGTGA
- a CDS encoding FeoA family protein, protein MAVADADCEHVGGETALPGPVPQAVAQAQPPAAPPARDLRPPLALTDMAAGQTGAVCEHCMDPADATLLRAMGLRPNATIRVCRTGEPTIVEVYPSRPGEGSQCARADCRCRLGLAWVLASRVKVRADA, encoded by the coding sequence ATGGCGGTTGCGGACGCGGATTGCGAGCACGTTGGTGGCGAGACCGCCCTTCCCGGGCCTGTACCGCAGGCCGTAGCGCAGGCCCAGCCGCCCGCCGCGCCGCCGGCACGCGACCTGCGCCCGCCGCTCGCGCTGACGGACATGGCGGCGGGGCAGACCGGCGCCGTGTGCGAGCACTGCATGGACCCGGCCGACGCGACGCTGCTGCGCGCGATGGGCCTGCGTCCCAACGCCACGATCCGCGTGTGTCGCACGGGCGAGCCGACGATCGTCGAGGTGTACCCAAGCCGCCCGGGCGAGGGCTCGCAGTGTGCCCGGGCCGACTGTCGGTGTCGCCTGGGTCTGGCGTGGGTGCTGGCAAGCCGCGTGAAGGTGCGGGCGGACGCGTGA
- the dnaE gene encoding DNA polymerase III subunit alpha, which produces MGQDRARPGEFTHLHLHTEYSLLDGGNQVEKLVARVAELGMKACAITDHGNLFGTAAFYLACKDKGIKPILGCEAYVTPPGKPRTDRTYSGGGEGGFHLVLLAETNEGWRNLLVLASEAYLTGFYYKPRIDRELLEVHSAGLIAINGHLGSEIGDHLLAYHRSRDEKYWALARESAEWHARVFNRAGSPPRFFVELQHHIPEQNAINPHLIRLAREIGAPLVCDNDAHFLKADDHDAHDTLICISTGKGKEDTNRLRYPRDLYVKSPAEMEAMFEAYADAGREALDNAASIADRCAVDLPLGANNSPAVQIDVPGPGTLPDPADPAFAGDLTAWYKAYCAAFELRPFTTAPTPEQTAKANADCDAALRMLAEAGFRWRYGHAPGADEKSQRLERELGILAGKKISAYFLIVWDFVNWGRQRAIPANARGSGVGTMVGYVLGLSNACPVQYGLLFERFTDPDRSEYPDIDIDLCQDGRAAVIDYVRRKYGHVAQIITFGTLKARAAIRDVGRVLEIPLPDVDRVAKLVPEQLNITIEEALEKEPELRRLAASEPRFQRLLDNAVQLEGHTRHAGVHAAGVIVATRPLHEIVPLYKQPGTEGLDAIITQWDGPTCEKMGLLKMDFLGLRTLSVIERAKALIRATIAEEDVWAGVGRRPTDGGPHPLDLDRLAYDDQRVFELFRRGETTGIFQFESGGMRRLLVEMKPDRLEDLIAANALFRPGPMDLIPDYNRRKHGTEPVPQVHDIVDAFTRETYGVMVYQEQVMQIVHGLGGISLRDAYTLIKNISKKKEDKIAKERPKFVKGAQAHGLSEKNAEDLFELILKFAGYGFNKSHSTGYAIVAYQTAYLKTYFPAQYMAAFLTYESQANKVSEWIPYLDDCRRTRVVDPASGVTIRTGIEVKPPDINLSQADFTVVRAEADGHPHIRFGLKALKGAGDKAIEAIIRERERGGVFTSLFDFCERLPPGVLTRPTIESLVRSGAFDAIHGRPQRAAVIATIDQALGAGANIAADKAAGQGGLFFGPADAPAKRAGVTPPLARVEPWSEAETLRQEKEALGFYVSSHPLERWRAWGQVFATSTTAGLKDLPQDARVVLYAMVQSVRTIVVRNGRSAGQKMGIVTVEDLSGSCDSVLFTDAFVRYGHLAEAEKVVFVLGRLDHSRGDAQVIVDRLVPIDGVPVDAGRLRLFVDEVRLNGQAEAAVSRLAEIVRGGAATAPPAAESLKEPGGPALFGVEIVIGTEHQVATLAADARLRVALAPDMLPQFEAALGPGMVKVAGTTIEKPENPKPRWKNRRDED; this is translated from the coding sequence ATGGGGCAGGATCGGGCCAGGCCGGGCGAGTTCACGCACCTGCACCTGCACACCGAGTACTCGCTGCTCGACGGCGGGAACCAGGTCGAGAAGCTCGTCGCGCGCGTGGCCGAACTGGGCATGAAGGCGTGCGCGATCACCGACCACGGCAACCTCTTCGGCACGGCCGCGTTCTACCTGGCCTGCAAGGACAAGGGCATCAAGCCCATCCTGGGGTGCGAGGCCTACGTCACCCCGCCGGGCAAGCCCCGCACCGACCGCACGTACAGCGGCGGGGGCGAGGGCGGGTTCCACCTGGTGCTGCTCGCCGAGACCAACGAAGGCTGGCGCAACCTGCTGGTGCTCGCGAGCGAGGCGTACCTCACCGGCTTCTACTACAAGCCCCGCATCGATCGAGAACTGCTCGAGGTGCACAGCGCCGGGCTCATCGCCATCAACGGGCACCTGGGCAGCGAGATCGGCGACCATCTCCTCGCGTACCACCGTTCGCGCGATGAGAAGTACTGGGCCCTCGCGCGCGAGTCGGCCGAGTGGCACGCGCGGGTCTTCAACCGCGCGGGTTCGCCGCCCCGCTTCTTCGTCGAACTCCAGCACCACATCCCCGAGCAGAACGCGATCAACCCGCACCTGATCCGCCTGGCGCGCGAGATCGGCGCGCCCCTGGTGTGCGACAACGACGCGCACTTCCTGAAGGCCGACGATCACGACGCGCACGACACGCTCATCTGCATCAGCACGGGCAAGGGCAAGGAAGACACCAACCGCCTGCGCTACCCGCGCGACCTGTACGTCAAGTCTCCCGCCGAGATGGAGGCGATGTTCGAGGCCTACGCCGACGCCGGGCGCGAGGCGCTGGACAACGCCGCGTCGATCGCCGACCGCTGCGCCGTCGACCTCCCGCTGGGCGCCAACAACTCGCCCGCGGTGCAGATCGACGTGCCCGGCCCCGGCACCCTGCCCGACCCCGCCGACCCGGCCTTCGCCGGCGACCTCACCGCGTGGTACAAGGCCTACTGCGCCGCGTTCGAGCTGCGCCCCTTCACCACCGCCCCGACCCCCGAGCAGACGGCCAAGGCCAACGCCGACTGCGACGCCGCGCTCCGCATGCTCGCCGAGGCCGGCTTCCGCTGGCGCTACGGGCACGCCCCGGGCGCCGACGAGAAGTCCCAGCGCCTGGAGCGCGAGCTGGGCATCCTCGCGGGCAAGAAGATCTCCGCCTACTTCCTCATCGTCTGGGACTTCGTCAACTGGGGACGCCAGCGCGCCATCCCCGCCAACGCCCGTGGCTCGGGCGTCGGCACCATGGTCGGCTACGTGCTGGGCCTCTCCAACGCCTGCCCCGTGCAGTACGGCCTGCTCTTCGAACGCTTCACCGACCCCGACCGCAGCGAGTACCCCGATATCGATATCGACCTGTGCCAGGACGGCCGGGCCGCGGTGATTGATTACGTGCGGCGCAAGTACGGGCACGTCGCGCAGATCATCACCTTCGGCACGCTCAAGGCCCGCGCCGCCATCCGCGATGTCGGACGCGTGCTCGAGATCCCGCTGCCCGATGTCGACCGCGTCGCCAAGCTCGTGCCCGAGCAGCTCAACATCACCATCGAGGAGGCGCTGGAGAAAGAGCCCGAGCTGCGCCGTCTCGCGGCGAGCGAGCCCCGCTTCCAGCGGCTGCTCGACAACGCCGTCCAGCTCGAGGGGCACACGCGCCACGCGGGCGTCCACGCCGCGGGCGTCATCGTCGCCACCCGCCCGCTGCACGAGATCGTCCCGCTCTACAAGCAGCCCGGCACCGAGGGGCTCGACGCGATCATCACGCAGTGGGACGGCCCGACGTGCGAGAAGATGGGCCTGCTGAAGATGGACTTCCTGGGCCTGCGCACGCTCAGCGTCATCGAGCGCGCCAAGGCGCTGATCCGCGCGACGATTGCGGAAGAGGATGTGTGGGCCGGGGTCGGTCGACGCCCCACGGACGGCGGGCCGCACCCCCTCGACCTCGACCGCCTCGCCTACGACGACCAGCGCGTCTTCGAGCTCTTCCGCCGGGGCGAAACCACCGGCATCTTCCAGTTCGAATCCGGCGGGATGCGCCGGCTGCTGGTCGAGATGAAGCCCGACCGCCTCGAGGACCTCATCGCCGCCAACGCGCTCTTCCGACCGGGCCCGATGGACCTCATCCCCGACTACAACCGGCGCAAGCACGGCACCGAGCCCGTGCCGCAGGTCCACGACATCGTCGACGCGTTCACGCGCGAGACCTACGGCGTCATGGTCTACCAGGAGCAGGTCATGCAGATCGTGCACGGCCTGGGCGGGATCTCCCTGCGCGACGCCTACACCCTCATCAAGAACATCAGCAAGAAGAAGGAAGACAAGATCGCCAAGGAGCGCCCCAAGTTCGTCAAGGGCGCGCAGGCCCACGGGCTCTCCGAAAAGAACGCCGAGGACCTCTTCGAACTCATCCTGAAGTTCGCCGGCTACGGCTTCAACAAGAGCCACAGCACGGGCTACGCCATCGTCGCGTACCAGACGGCGTACCTGAAGACCTACTTCCCCGCGCAGTACATGGCCGCGTTCCTCACGTACGAGAGCCAGGCCAACAAGGTGAGCGAGTGGATCCCGTACCTCGACGACTGCCGTCGCACGCGCGTCGTCGACCCCGCCTCGGGCGTCACGATCCGCACGGGGATCGAGGTGAAGCCCCCGGACATCAATCTCTCGCAGGCGGATTTCACGGTCGTGCGCGCCGAGGCGGACGGGCACCCGCACATCCGCTTCGGGCTCAAGGCCCTCAAGGGCGCGGGCGACAAGGCGATCGAGGCGATCATCCGCGAGCGCGAGCGGGGCGGGGTGTTCACGAGCCTGTTCGACTTCTGCGAGCGCCTGCCCCCGGGCGTGCTCACGCGCCCGACGATCGAGAGCCTGGTGCGCAGCGGCGCGTTCGACGCGATCCACGGGCGCCCGCAGCGGGCCGCGGTGATCGCGACCATCGACCAGGCGCTGGGGGCGGGCGCGAACATCGCGGCCGACAAGGCCGCCGGGCAGGGCGGGCTGTTCTTCGGCCCGGCCGACGCCCCCGCGAAGCGTGCGGGCGTGACCCCGCCGCTGGCGCGCGTGGAGCCATGGTCCGAGGCCGAAACGCTCCGACAGGAAAAGGAAGCGCTGGGCTTCTACGTGAGCAGCCACCCGCTGGAGCGCTGGCGCGCGTGGGGGCAGGTGTTCGCGACCAGCACGACCGCGGGGCTGAAGGACCTGCCGCAGGACGCGCGCGTCGTGCTGTACGCCATGGTGCAGTCGGTGCGGACGATCGTCGTGCGCAACGGGCGCTCGGCGGGTCAGAAGATGGGCATCGTGACCGTCGAAGACCTCTCGGGCTCGTGCGACAGCGTGCTCTTCACCGACGCGTTCGTGCGCTACGGGCACCTGGCCGAGGCCGAGAAGGTCGTCTTCGTGCTCGGACGCCTCGACCACTCGCGGGGTGATGCGCAGGTGATCGTGGATCGCCTGGTGCCGATCGACGGCGTGCCGGTCGACGCGGGGCGCCTGCGCCTGTTCGTCGACGAGGTCCGCCTGAACGGCCAGGCCGAGGCCGCCGTCTCGCGCCTCGCCGAGATCGTCCGCGGCGGCGCCGCGACCGCCCCGCCCGCCGCCGAATCGCTGAAGGAGCCCGGCGGGCCGGCGCTCTTCGGGGTCGAGATCGTCATCGGCACCGAGCACCAGGTCGCCACGCTCGCCGCCGACGCGCGCCTCCGCGTCGCGCTCGCGCCCGACATGCTCCCGCAGTTCGAGGCCGCCCTCGGCCCGGGAATGGTCAAGGTCGCCGGCACCACCATCGAGAAGCCCGAGAACCCCAAACCCCGCTGGAAGAACCGGCGCGACGAGGACTAG